From bacterium:
ACAGCGGTTAATCAAGTCCTTACATGGGATTCAGACGCCTAATAACCTTGTGTGATACCAATGCTAGTGTTTATTTTTTGAGATTTCTTCTATGTTGTTTAAATCAGAAATCTACTGGTCTTAGGTAGTACTCATTGATTGAAGAGGTCGAGATCATGACGGTGGTGGGGAGGTGGCGTTTCCAATGGGTGGAACCGACACGGGATTTGGTTAGGTGGACTTCTCGGGGGTCAAAACCCATTTCGATTAGGCGTCTTGGGGAGTAGCCTCGCACTAGGTAGTAGAGGATGCGGTCGGCTTTGGGATACGAGATACCAAAGTCAGCTTCGTCGGTTTGGCCTACGATTAAGTCGGCGGAGGCGGGTTTTTCAATAATAACTTCCGGCACTTTTAGATAACGGGCTAGCTCCCATACTTGAGTCTTATATAAGTCACCTAATGGATTGATCGGCGGGGCGTCATCAGCATGCCAGGTGAAATAGCCGAATAGACGCTCGGTCTTATTGCCAGTACCGACAGGGAGCGCGCCTATCTTGGCCGACTGGTCGAATTGGATGATCAT
This genomic window contains:
- a CDS encoding NAD+ synthase, with the translated sequence MAHLPIISAKPFDPSSSAPLHINAELVADWLVAFLKDEMTRRRGFTRAVVGISGGVDSTVTAFLCARAFGPKNVYGFRMPYKVSSKESLDHAQLIVDQLGINERTIEITPAVDGYIETFEPDIAPGRRGNICARMRMIIQFDQSAKIGALPVGTGNKTERLFGYFTWHADDAPPINPLGDLYKTQVWELARYLKVPEVIIEKPASADLIVGQTDEADFGISYPKADRILYYLVRGYSPRRLIEMGFDPREVHLTKSRVGSTHWKRHLPTTVMISTSSINEYYLRPVDF